From Cytophagales bacterium, the proteins below share one genomic window:
- a CDS encoding glucoamylase family protein, giving the protein MRLSVLPFFTLLVFLFHCGDDTSNPTVDIFQLSALRVGTLSILNTEVVDAPLDQPIVCSFSKSLDQESVESALEVVDSDGIPIDFTISYLDENRTLSLLPTEILIENSTYTLTIENSIRATDGSRFLGITTTFRTINTPLTVVSSQIDGQDVGNERIVDISFTPEIKITFSEAVTISDVESEVSIVRPGLKETPIITQEDDNTLVFNFEEAIEGYQKFRFKISANVSVDNRPFEEYDFEFYTKLDSTLKFPEISDDALLSQIQEQTFKYFYDFAHPFSGLARESNSSGDIVTIGGSGFGLMAIIVAIERGFISREEGINRLDKIINFLADADRFHGVWPHWLNGNNGTVIPFSPSDDGADLVETAFLLQGLLTVRQYLDDQNDRESAMINSINTLWHEVEWNWFQQEGDNYLTWHWSPNVGFNIDLPIRGWNESLMVYLLAASSSTHTIDNSVYTEGWARSGGMMNGNEFFGITLPLGETRGGPLFYSHYSFLGLDPRNLQDRYAHYWDQNVAHSKINQSYCTANPKNYVGYGSHSWGITASNNIEGYFAHSPTQDRGVIAPTAAISSLPYTPEESMAAIRHFYYILGDKLWGPYGFYDAFNVTEGWYADSYLAIDQGPIVCMIENHRTGLLWDLFMSAPEIQMGLDKLGFTY; this is encoded by the coding sequence ATGCGATTGAGCGTACTACCTTTTTTCACTTTACTTGTTTTCCTATTTCATTGTGGAGATGACACCTCGAACCCTACGGTGGACATTTTTCAGCTGTCTGCTCTGAGAGTCGGTACATTAAGTATTCTGAACACGGAAGTGGTGGACGCTCCATTAGACCAACCCATTGTCTGCTCATTTTCCAAGTCTCTTGATCAAGAGAGCGTGGAGTCGGCCTTGGAAGTTGTGGATAGTGATGGTATCCCCATTGACTTTACCATAAGCTATCTCGATGAAAACCGAACGCTTTCATTGCTACCAACGGAGATATTAATTGAAAACAGTACTTATACCCTGACAATCGAAAATTCGATAAGAGCCACCGATGGATCAAGGTTCCTTGGAATCACCACCACTTTCAGGACCATCAATACACCATTGACCGTTGTTTCCTCTCAAATAGATGGTCAGGACGTAGGCAACGAACGGATTGTGGATATATCATTCACTCCGGAAATAAAGATCACCTTTTCCGAAGCAGTGACCATTTCAGATGTTGAGAGTGAAGTGTCCATTGTGAGACCGGGTCTGAAAGAAACGCCAATCATCACACAGGAAGATGACAATACCCTGGTTTTCAATTTTGAGGAAGCCATCGAAGGATATCAGAAATTTAGATTTAAGATTTCAGCGAATGTCTCGGTGGATAATCGACCCTTTGAAGAATACGATTTTGAATTTTATACCAAACTAGATTCTACGTTGAAGTTTCCAGAAATCTCGGATGACGCGCTATTGTCACAAATTCAGGAGCAAACATTTAAGTATTTCTACGATTTTGCGCATCCCTTCAGTGGACTCGCCAGAGAAAGCAACAGCTCCGGAGACATAGTCACCATAGGTGGGTCCGGTTTTGGGCTCATGGCGATTATTGTAGCCATAGAGCGCGGGTTTATCTCTCGTGAAGAAGGAATCAATCGTTTAGACAAAATCATCAACTTCCTTGCTGATGCAGATCGGTTTCATGGGGTTTGGCCTCACTGGCTCAATGGGAATAATGGTACTGTCATCCCCTTTAGTCCTTCTGATGATGGCGCTGATTTGGTGGAAACTGCTTTTCTCCTTCAAGGTCTTCTGACGGTGCGACAGTATTTAGATGATCAGAATGATCGAGAATCAGCGATGATTAACAGTATTAACACATTATGGCACGAAGTGGAATGGAATTGGTTTCAGCAAGAGGGAGATAACTATTTGACATGGCATTGGTCGCCGAATGTTGGATTTAACATTGATCTTCCGATAAGAGGTTGGAATGAATCATTGATGGTGTATCTACTTGCAGCCAGTTCTTCTACGCATACCATAGACAACAGCGTTTATACCGAAGGCTGGGCCAGATCCGGAGGGATGATGAATGGAAATGAATTCTTCGGAATTACGCTGCCGCTTGGAGAAACAAGAGGTGGACCGCTGTTTTACAGTCATTATTCCTTTTTGGGGCTGGATCCAAGAAACCTGCAGGACAGGTATGCACATTATTGGGATCAGAATGTCGCGCATAGCAAGATCAACCAGTCCTATTGTACGGCAAACCCAAAGAATTATGTGGGATATGGTTCGCATAGTTGGGGCATCACCGCAAGCAATAACATTGAGGGGTATTTTGCACATAGTCCTACGCAAGACCGGGGTGTCATTGCACCAACGGCAGCAATTTCATCTTTACCCTATACCCCCGAAGAATCCATGGCGGCCATCCGTCACTTTTACTACATTCTGGGCGATAAACTATGGGGGCCCTACGGGTTTTACGATGCTTTCAATGTAACGGAGGGCTGGTACGCAGACTCATACCTGGCGATAGATCAGGGACCTATAGTCTGTATGATCGAAAACCACAGAACCGGCTTACTATGGGATTTATTCATGTCTGCACCCGAGATCCAAATGGGACTTGACAAACTTGGATTTACCTACTGA
- a CDS encoding Ig-like domain-containing protein, translating to MKYLKFTFFGFVAVGLVSLMSCNDDDGPTDIALVSLNASGTSLADGTTVSVDLNGATSAVDVPPDAIITAEFSADIDATSVNTTNITLSTDEGEAAFTATVSGATVTLTPSGNLVQGTLYTLTISAEVQSTGGLPTIAATRTFTTSGTAPAQVPQEASLVFYVDFNGEVQDANNHAALVSDVTLGTDRFGNLSSAAEFNGTSNYAAFDYANDLNSESHTISYWLKFPASAEYDTHVRTSGYVTFALGGFEGYLHEWGRFDCCDNTFDFLKYVTSHNNAGTASDFASEFLELKGENRQGDNIDEINNLRWLEDEVGEWMLVTTSYDAATKTKTIYINGAQYIEITLVPTDDGSFDLSGIAVNGDAIGTNENNNNNLYLGAGLPFWGNVTSGDAIAPVRGDLNHAFKGSMDDFRIFNVALTDAEVEELYNAERP from the coding sequence ATGAAGTATTTAAAATTTACCTTCTTTGGTTTCGTAGCAGTGGGATTGGTATCCCTGATGAGCTGTAATGACGATGATGGGCCAACGGACATAGCGTTGGTCTCTTTAAATGCCAGCGGCACCAGTTTGGCAGATGGCACCACGGTATCCGTAGACCTTAATGGCGCCACTTCTGCAGTAGATGTTCCCCCAGATGCGATCATCACCGCAGAGTTTAGCGCAGACATTGATGCAACCTCTGTTAACACGACGAATATTACCCTTTCCACTGATGAAGGTGAGGCGGCATTCACCGCAACCGTAAGTGGAGCAACGGTAACACTCACCCCTTCCGGAAATCTTGTTCAGGGTACGTTATATACTTTGACGATCTCCGCAGAGGTACAGTCCACGGGCGGGTTGCCCACTATAGCGGCTACCCGAACCTTCACCACATCAGGTACTGCACCTGCGCAGGTTCCGCAGGAAGCCAGTCTGGTATTCTATGTGGACTTCAACGGGGAAGTTCAGGACGCCAATAATCACGCAGCACTTGTATCCGATGTTACGCTTGGGACTGACCGGTTTGGTAACCTCTCCAGTGCAGCTGAATTCAACGGAACCAGCAACTATGCGGCATTTGACTATGCGAATGACCTGAATAGCGAAAGTCACACGATCAGCTACTGGCTAAAGTTCCCGGCTAGTGCAGAATATGACACACATGTGAGAACTTCAGGTTACGTCACATTCGCACTGGGAGGCTTTGAAGGATACTTGCATGAGTGGGGCAGATTCGATTGCTGTGACAACACATTTGACTTCCTGAAATATGTGACCAGCCACAACAATGCGGGAACTGCCAGCGATTTCGCCAGTGAGTTTCTGGAATTGAAAGGCGAGAACAGGCAAGGCGACAACATCGATGAAATCAACAATCTTCGCTGGTTAGAGGATGAAGTTGGAGAGTGGATGCTGGTAACGACCAGCTATGATGCGGCCACCAAGACCAAAACCATTTATATCAATGGTGCTCAATACATCGAAATTACCCTGGTACCAACGGACGATGGAAGTTTTGACCTTTCCGGAATTGCCGTGAATGGTGATGCTATTGGAACCAATGAAAACAACAATAATAATCTGTATTTGGGTGCAGGTCTGCCTTTCTGGGGTAATGTGACGTCAGGAGATGCTATTGCACCTGTGAGGGGTGATTTAAATCACGCATTCAAGGGATCGATGGACGATTTTAGGATCTTCAATGTAGCACTTACAGATGCTGAAGTTGAGGAACTCTATAATGCGGAAAGACCATAA
- a CDS encoding RagB/SusD family nutrient uptake outer membrane protein has protein sequence MKTIRTIFTGVALTVISLGCSDFLEVTPQNQLTQSSFPSNEADALAATNAIYQILRESNYHRGFYPIDDIMSDDALKGSSQGDQSGNLGPFDTFDFAPTNIFIGNWWGALYQGIRRANVVINRVPGVEMDETLRQRYLGEAQFLRALYYSDLARGYGGVPLIVSDQPNLSAERSSLEEVYTLIEEDLLFAIDALPEKSDFGSSSLGRATRGAAKALLSRVYLYENRFEEAASLVDEIVASGQYDLEPVYFNAFRTDFEHGVESVFEIGGIGVEGTSGGGNEYVAGQGVRGTPNQGFGFNRPSLDLINSFEPNDPRMQATVIFLGEVIDGIEILGDPGTPDITSDGQPETYNQKTWTGSVIPAGSRAHNRRLIRYSEVLLNGAEAHAEAGNITQSLAYLEMVRARAREGNTTILPEITATNPPVLLDLIFEERRHELAMEGFRFWDLVRSGRAPDILGPLGYQSNRNELLPIPQSEIDISEGRIIQNVGW, from the coding sequence ATGAAGACAATAAGAACAATATTCACGGGCGTTGCGCTGACGGTTATTTCACTCGGTTGCTCTGATTTCCTGGAGGTAACGCCTCAAAATCAATTGACACAATCCAGCTTTCCTTCCAATGAAGCTGACGCGCTGGCAGCCACCAATGCCATTTATCAAATACTAAGAGAGTCCAACTATCACCGCGGGTTTTATCCCATAGACGATATCATGTCTGATGATGCCCTTAAAGGGAGCAGTCAGGGAGATCAATCCGGCAACCTTGGCCCTTTCGATACATTTGATTTTGCTCCAACGAACATCTTCATCGGTAATTGGTGGGGAGCGTTGTATCAGGGTATTCGTAGAGCCAACGTGGTGATAAATAGGGTGCCCGGCGTAGAGATGGACGAAACATTGAGGCAACGATACCTTGGAGAAGCCCAATTTCTGCGTGCCTTGTATTATTCCGACCTTGCCCGTGGATATGGTGGGGTACCCTTGATCGTATCCGATCAGCCAAATTTATCTGCCGAACGGTCTTCCCTCGAGGAGGTTTACACATTAATTGAAGAAGATCTTCTGTTTGCCATAGATGCACTACCAGAAAAATCTGATTTCGGAAGTTCCAGTCTGGGAAGAGCTACCCGAGGTGCCGCAAAAGCCTTGCTATCGAGGGTGTACCTCTACGAAAATCGGTTTGAGGAAGCTGCTTCATTGGTAGATGAGATTGTGGCTTCGGGACAATATGACCTGGAACCGGTTTATTTCAATGCTTTTCGAACTGATTTCGAACATGGCGTCGAGTCGGTCTTTGAAATTGGGGGTATCGGGGTTGAAGGCACATCCGGTGGCGGTAATGAATACGTGGCCGGTCAAGGGGTAAGAGGCACGCCAAATCAAGGCTTTGGTTTCAACAGGCCTTCACTGGACCTCATCAATTCCTTTGAACCCAATGATCCCAGAATGCAAGCCACAGTGATCTTCCTTGGAGAAGTCATTGATGGAATTGAAATATTGGGAGATCCAGGTACTCCTGATATTACCTCGGATGGGCAGCCTGAAACCTATAACCAAAAAACTTGGACTGGCAGTGTCATTCCCGCCGGTAGCCGGGCCCATAACCGACGCTTGATCAGGTATTCAGAGGTGCTGCTTAATGGAGCAGAGGCACATGCTGAAGCTGGAAATATTACTCAATCACTGGCTTACCTGGAAATGGTTCGTGCAAGAGCAAGAGAAGGAAATACCACCATTTTGCCGGAAATAACAGCAACCAACCCGCCAGTATTACTCGATTTGATCTTCGAAGAGAGAAGACATGAATTGGCGATGGAAGGGTTCAGGTTTTGGGACCTGGTACGCTCAGGTAGAGCGCCTGACATCTTAGGGCCTTTGGGCTATCAAAGTAACCGGAACGAACTACTTCCCATCCCTCAATCAGAAATTGACATCTCAGAAGGAAGAATAATCCAAAATGTGGGCTGGTAG
- a CDS encoding TonB-dependent receptor, translating into MSHPSTFFIVITMILLLINPLRMIAQNTQKVSGSVTSGDANEGLPGVTIQVKNKGTGTVTDINGQYTFYVSAGDTLIFSYVGFLTQEIPVGSETLINVVLNVDLGLLAEVVVIGYGGVRKSDLTGSVATVSSEQLQAVPALNAIDALQGQVSGLQITNDSGAPGAAPIVRIRGVGTTGNTSPLYVVDGVLLNDITWLNNFDIASITVLKDASATSIYGNRGANGVIIIKTRSGDKSGEPVIGINSYYGVQVQQNTIDLLNAQEYAEVRNVIAPGTFNNIDGPGTDWQDLIFELAPIQSHNVSVSGSGKQSDYYFSLGYFGQEGVIPESRFQRLTLKINERYRVKDYLTMGTNLTLSAFWQDNTRTDAPFNAYRANPIVAPFDANGNFNPVEDVGNILADLAFTTDNKTTGVRTVGNVFIEGIFLKHFTAKSSFGVESLREMNEIFIPEFFVSQEQQNAATAFFENRFERNTWVWENTINYDYEFGSHRLNAVAGYTMQQVRNEQLNLGADSLFRSERDFRYFDQTNVNVEQVTNGVRDFGDYYNQISYLARVNVSLFDRYLITATFRRDGSSKFLGDNQFGNFYAFAGGWNLINETFFTLPQWVNNLKLRGSWGIVGNDKINYLGAYSVVNNNVNAVFGTDEQLNFGQTDGALGNELLQWEEVEQSNLGFEFAFFDYKLSGEVDYYLRKTTNTLIGLRPPAFSGNTADVIVNAGEFENKGIELALSWLDKLGPIEYNIGANFTTINNKTLQVSGVENAREIFGFAGGQTVSRTAEGLPIGAFFGYDVMGVYQSQEEVDNLPSFGNSEPGDLIFRDVNNDGVISEEDRTFLGSSIPDFIYGIDLSLSHKNLTLAFIFQGQSGNKIFNIKETIRPDPYNWEQHVINYWRGSGTSNSEPRPTAGGNNYQPSSYFIQDGRFFRLRTITLSYSLPPTILNKFKLKTASFFLRGNNVFTITDFTGYSPEIASGNPLINGVSLGTFPVASTYSLGLNLTF; encoded by the coding sequence ATGTCTCATCCCTCTACCTTCTTCATCGTCATTACGATGATCCTCTTGCTCATAAACCCACTGAGAATGATCGCTCAAAACACGCAAAAAGTATCGGGCAGTGTTACTTCAGGAGATGCGAATGAGGGTTTGCCGGGAGTAACCATACAGGTAAAAAATAAGGGTACAGGAACAGTCACAGATATTAATGGACAGTACACCTTCTATGTTTCAGCAGGAGATACGCTAATTTTTTCATACGTAGGTTTCCTGACACAAGAAATCCCTGTTGGCAGCGAGACTTTGATCAATGTAGTGCTAAATGTTGATCTGGGACTTCTGGCGGAAGTCGTAGTAATTGGATACGGAGGCGTTCGCAAAAGCGATCTGACTGGAAGTGTTGCTACTGTATCATCGGAACAATTACAGGCAGTTCCCGCATTGAATGCAATTGATGCACTACAAGGACAGGTTTCCGGGTTGCAAATCACCAACGATTCGGGAGCACCGGGTGCGGCTCCAATTGTCCGAATCAGGGGCGTCGGAACCACAGGGAACACCTCTCCACTTTACGTGGTTGATGGCGTCTTACTGAACGACATCACATGGTTGAACAACTTCGATATCGCTTCTATTACAGTGTTGAAAGATGCATCAGCTACGTCAATTTATGGAAACCGGGGTGCGAATGGTGTCATCATCATCAAAACGAGAAGTGGCGACAAATCCGGAGAACCAGTCATTGGGATCAACTCTTATTACGGTGTTCAGGTCCAGCAAAATACCATTGATCTGCTCAATGCGCAGGAATATGCAGAAGTGAGAAACGTCATTGCACCTGGCACCTTCAACAACATTGATGGACCTGGTACAGACTGGCAGGATCTGATATTTGAATTGGCTCCTATTCAATCGCATAATGTATCTGTTTCCGGCTCCGGGAAGCAAAGTGATTACTACTTCTCTTTAGGCTATTTTGGGCAAGAGGGTGTTATTCCCGAGTCCCGCTTCCAAAGGCTGACCCTAAAAATCAATGAGCGCTATCGGGTCAAGGACTATCTGACTATGGGTACCAATTTGACTTTATCTGCATTCTGGCAGGACAATACCCGTACAGATGCGCCTTTCAATGCCTATAGAGCCAATCCGATCGTGGCGCCATTTGATGCGAATGGTAATTTCAACCCGGTAGAGGATGTAGGAAATATTTTGGCTGATCTGGCCTTCACTACGGACAACAAAACAACGGGTGTAAGAACAGTCGGCAATGTATTCATTGAAGGGATATTCCTCAAGCATTTCACCGCAAAGAGCAGTTTTGGCGTGGAATCTTTAAGAGAAATGAACGAAATATTTATTCCGGAATTCTTCGTCTCTCAGGAGCAGCAAAATGCCGCAACTGCCTTTTTCGAAAATCGCTTCGAGCGCAACACCTGGGTTTGGGAAAATACCATCAATTACGATTATGAGTTCGGATCTCATCGATTGAATGCCGTTGCCGGATATACCATGCAACAAGTGCGAAATGAACAACTCAATCTCGGAGCAGACAGCCTGTTCAGATCAGAAAGGGACTTTCGCTATTTCGATCAAACCAACGTCAATGTAGAGCAAGTGACCAATGGTGTAAGGGATTTCGGTGACTACTATAATCAAATTTCATATCTGGCCCGTGTAAATGTAAGCCTGTTTGATCGTTACCTGATCACAGCGACTTTTAGGAGAGATGGCAGTTCCAAGTTTTTAGGCGATAACCAATTTGGAAATTTCTATGCTTTTGCCGGAGGCTGGAACTTAATCAATGAAACCTTTTTTACACTTCCTCAATGGGTTAACAACCTCAAGCTAAGAGGGAGTTGGGGAATCGTTGGTAACGACAAGATCAACTATCTGGGTGCCTACAGCGTGGTGAACAACAACGTTAACGCCGTATTTGGAACAGACGAGCAGCTGAATTTTGGGCAGACAGATGGAGCACTGGGGAATGAACTATTGCAATGGGAAGAAGTGGAGCAAAGTAACCTGGGTTTTGAGTTTGCTTTTTTTGACTACAAACTCTCCGGTGAAGTTGACTATTACCTACGAAAAACCACCAATACACTGATAGGCTTAAGACCGCCAGCCTTTTCGGGAAATACCGCTGATGTGATTGTCAATGCGGGTGAATTTGAAAACAAAGGGATCGAACTTGCCTTATCGTGGTTGGATAAGCTAGGACCCATTGAATACAACATAGGGGCCAACTTTACAACGATAAATAATAAAACCCTGCAGGTTTCTGGTGTAGAAAATGCCCGTGAGATTTTTGGGTTTGCCGGAGGACAAACTGTCAGCAGAACCGCCGAAGGCCTTCCCATTGGAGCCTTTTTTGGATATGATGTAATGGGCGTGTATCAGTCTCAGGAAGAGGTGGATAATTTGCCCTCATTCGGGAATTCGGAGCCAGGCGATCTGATTTTTCGGGATGTCAACAATGATGGTGTCATATCAGAAGAAGATCGTACTTTTTTAGGTAGTAGTATTCCGGATTTCATCTATGGCATAGATCTTTCCCTTAGCCACAAAAACCTGACTTTGGCTTTCATATTTCAAGGCCAGAGTGGTAACAAGATCTTCAACATTAAAGAAACGATCCGTCCCGACCCCTACAATTGGGAGCAACACGTCATCAACTACTGGAGAGGCTCGGGCACCAGCAATTCTGAACCCCGGCCTACCGCGGGAGGCAATAATTATCAGCCCAGCTCCTATTTCATTCAGGATGGTAGATTCTTCAGGCTGAGGACCATCACCTTAAGTTATTCCCTTCCGCCAACCATCCTGAACAAGTTTAAGCTTAAAACAGCCAGCTTTTTCCTAAGGGGAAACAACGTATTCACAATAACGGACTTCACGGGTTATAGTCCTGAAATTGCCAGTGGTAACCCACTGATCAATGGGGTGAGTCTGGGGACATTCCCGGTAGCCAGTACCTATTCATTAGGATTGAATTTGACTTTTTAA